TGTGGATCCGACAGCATCGTGTGCTCAACCATTCAGACTGTAAGTTGCATCATTAATTCCATCTATTAACAAGTTTTCTTTTTCATTCTGCTCACTTCTTTTTACATTTCCTTTTCCCCAGCTGCGCTGCCGCCGATGCGCTATACTTCCTGCCAACTCCTTGGGAACGGATGCTCTCATTATCCTCATCCTATGCTACAATTCCTTGATGTTTTTGTCCAGTTTTACAGGAATGCCTTGAATATCATGCGTGGCAATACACATATTGATGTCTATGGCTTGCTTGCTGTAAGGGATTCCTTGGATTCTTCCCGGGACTATATTTTTCACCGTTCCAGAGAGAACGCTCAAGCTATCGACGTGGTAATTCTACACTCTTTCTTAACACTCTACATGGTTAATTATGGGGTACATTAATGAACTGTAGGTCCATAAATCATGGGTTGGTTAAGAACACTATATTTGTGCCCATTTGCTTTGGTTAACAACGATGTATTTCTTTCCGTTTGCGTTAGTTAAAAACACTATATTTGTGTCTAAATCTTCCACTTAAACCTGTATTTGCAAAAGTTTTGAACCTGGAATTGCCATATATATACATTCTAGCTATCTATATCATAAATTAATTCTGGGATTGATATAATTCTGGGCTACATTTTAGAATGGTGGTTATCTAAGTCTGAGCTACCCTGCACGGGGCATATCTGCAATGGGCTGCCtgattgaaattgatataaagatcaaggGCAAGGATGTTGACAAAGATTTGTCGATTATTGATGGATCTGTGAAAGCCTTTGGGCAGTTTGACTCGAGGACTGCTAACCATGTTGATAACGTCAATGGTAAAATTATATTCAAGACACATGTTGTTCGTAAAGGTGTCGAGGCAACTATAGACCTCGATTTTGTGGAGGTGCCAATAGGCGGCTTCAATGTGCGGATGCGTGGTAAAACTGTCCGTGGTAAAGCTGTTTACTCCTTTATCACTGAGCGTTgtgatgatgacagttttattgctTCACCTGGGAAGCATAATAAGAAGTTTGTAGCGGCTGTGAGCATAGGTGATACACTATGTGTAGACTTCATGGAGAAAAGGCGAGAAGCGCTCTCTTTTGTATCATCCAAGCACGGCAACGAGGAGCTACCTTACCGATTCAGCAATGGAGCTTTGGTCTTTGTTAAAGTCTATTGGTCAACCATCGTCGAGGGTTGACCATTGGGTCTGTAATCACTGAAAGAAAAGAAAGATATCATTATTGTCAGTTTTGAAGTTTTTGATCTTTACCCCCTGAATTTTGgagtgaagtgcactgtaggtcctTAAACTATTTCAGGGGTGTCACATAGGTTCTCGAACTATAAAAATCGTCATTTAGATCCTCGAAGTACAGTAAGTGTGTCATACAGGTCCAAAATCTCACTAACCCCCTCTAAATGACCAGCTGGCATGGTGAACAgtgcgaaaaataaaaaaatatgaacaaaaaaatctgaaaatcttTGGCATCAAAGATACCCCTGGTGCGTGAATAGTAAAAATGTTcgttaattcaaaaaaatgttcgcgaatatgggaaaaatattcgcgactttaaaaaagttcacaaacaataaatttgaaaatatgttcgcGAACCACAAATATTGTTCGTGGGTATggaaaaaaatgttcgcgaaccaCAAAAATTCCTGACTTTAAAAAATGTTAGTGAACTTTTTATTATAGTCGCAAATATTTTTTCcgaattcatcgttcgcgaacattttattaaagtcacgaatattttttccaaattcatcgttcgcgaacatttttttaaagtcatgaatattttttccaaattcatcgttcgcaaactttttttaaactcgcgaatatttt
This genomic interval from Triticum dicoccoides isolate Atlit2015 ecotype Zavitan unplaced genomic scaffold, WEW_v2.0 scaffold136885, whole genome shotgun sequence contains the following:
- the LOC119343662 gene encoding uncharacterized protein LOC119343662, whose amino-acid sequence is MRYTSCQLLGNGCSHYPHPMLQFLDVFVQFYRNALNIMRGNTHIDVYGLLAVRDSLDSSRDYIFHRSRENAQAIDVNGGYLSLSYPARGISAMGCLIEIDIKIKGKDVDKDLSIIDGSVKAFGQFDSRTANHVDNVNGKIIFKTHVVRKGVEATIDLDFVEVPIGGFNVRMRGKTVRGKAVYSFITERCDDDSFIASPGKHNKKFVAAVSIGDTLCVDFMEKRREALSFVSSKHGNEELPYRFSNGALVFVKVYWSTIVEG